In the Sebastes fasciatus isolate fSebFas1 chromosome 20, fSebFas1.pri, whole genome shotgun sequence genome, one interval contains:
- the LOC141758874 gene encoding ras-associating and dilute domain-containing protein-like, which yields MKRPRNEAKGIFAHHRLLMGHDRNHLRLSGRVFSRKKSRVQQTGMNQMRLLPSEELRSLPPRPPIVPAASPKRRFVKLGRKTSDGSQRSASSTGSSCTSRSAEVVAVRQPSKSRIRRHTNRLSGVFLRGAASDSGPMALTVGIRSSLSSQARKGIMISADALRADDPSELSNQITAPGILKIFGNEICEGAHYKSVLATTHSSAKELVKEALERYGLGKEEAESYVLCDTIGSTGDHRWRTEGFRVVSDNEKPLLLQSLWKPREGLARRFEIQRRSSVEEKTSKDKDTITAGINAQARKLQKSRSRVTSTLMERTTGRGHMLWRSKSKMDLLDSHAENKQDTECHNERSESLNQTSAPSYEGPKTNPEQNHIHSLAVPPEGDGGSQPKTETLCPPRPRGEREGEESEREETESSDDNTTQYSIHPPHDCPYLLLLQGCSLAQDFVIYLLAGPTIVFGRQSDDEDGSKPDIPLFATDILPRHCHFHRRGLGGPTMLCPSQNAMVTRNGEVLREEVQLHPGDVIGLGQRYLFLFKDPFALMHKEVNNAAPESSVTAIPWMLDHTTSSHTREMILCDTCITTCADLQSSSSKRPLNRGLPFLNCHSPTLEYEREDEDRIIKEIVAMGRTGVKDRPPLTVAFLLCLCVQYSSTCLHTSDLRRLLLLIASGVQSAMWEHTKDLAAVQPDVLSGEGSHPEDLHALGHHEVTSGLRPLVVWMSNSLELLQFIQYQLPLILEWRTRKEQGQEDEEGRENDENKEVENLAVLELRLSCVSSASEETMAVLEEVIMLAFQQCVYYITKVLYPVLPGLLDCNPFRESPDLQVTGESVRVLGSVGLQVPGEIQHLVDVLTETWRLLSDCQLHPEISSQLIGYLFYFVNASLFNSLMERGSEPGFYQWSRGIHMRANLDLLLDWAHAAGLGELALEHTHTLSSAINLLATPRKNLLQTSWVSLRSDYPALTPAQLNHLLSLYSPASPYIHTWTPPVHDQAAAHDTDDILESFDTHHPLVLPDRGYQFTLSRQVTDSALREQLDKLREVMSTLSDSRSNENTATEEQKGGTMPMEAKLSEMDILPKASMQTLDASPFEMVLSSATVHDRQSPSTLPPSPSSPPSPSSTQYPDEFSSCGALLLSQKLRNLELQTRETSEMRRSALDPSCLLTPPNTPHIIDPVDLVKAYQDRWMKGDGETLPWSSGVDAHDEGGLVFECLAALKADRLKSHCSSMNTFEELKEEEEEELYDGNNDEVFSLELERGERGLGLALVDTRDTSSRVKGIFIRAVVPDSPAARCEKLVPGDRLLAINGVSLLGLDYQGGKELIQSSGDRLRLLVARSDWMAKAIQTEC from the exons ATGAAACGTCCCAGGAATGAAGCAAAAGGGATCTTTGCGCACCACAGGCTGCTGATGGGACATGATAGGAACCATCTGAGATTATCTGGAAGAGTTTTTAGCAGGAAGAAGAGCCGAGTCCAGCAGACAGGAATGAATCAGATGAGGCTTCTTCCCTCTGAGGAGTTGCGCTCTCTTCCACCGAGACCACCGATTGTACCCGCAGCGTCACCAAAGAGACGCTTTGTCAAGTTGGGAAGGAAGACAAGTGATGGCTCTCAGAG ATCTGCTTCATCCACTGGCAGCTCGTGCACCAGCAGGTCAGCAGAGGTTGTGGCCGTCAGACAGCCCAGCAAGAGCCGCATCCGTCGCCACACTAACCGCCTCTCGGGAGTCTTCCTCCGCGGTGCCGCCTCCGACTCCGGCCCGATGGCACTGACAGTTGGCATCAGGTCCTCATTGTCCAGTCAAGCCAGGAAGGGAATCA TGATCTCTGCCGATGCTTTACGAGCAGACGACCCATCTGAGCTGTCCAATCAGATAACCGCTCCAGGAATCCTGAAGATCTTTGGGAATGAAATCTGCGAGGGAGCTCACTATAAGAGCGTCCTGGCCACCACACACTCTAGTGCAAAAGAGCTAGTCAAAGAGGCCCTTGAACG GTATGGCCTGGGCAAAGAGGAGGCAGAGTCCTACGTTCTGTGTGACACCATTGGCTCCACTGGAGATCATCGGTGGAGGACAGAAGGGTTCCGAGTCGTGAGCGACAACGAGAAGCCCCTCCTCCTGCAGTCGCTATGGAAACCAAGAGAAGGCCTGGCGAGACGGTTCGAAATCCAGAGGAGAAGCTCAGTGGAGGAGAAGACATCCAAAGACAAAGACACCATCACTGCTG GCATCAACGCCCAGGCTCGGAAGCTGCAGAAGAGCCGCTCCAGAGTGACCTCCACCCTCATGGAGAGGACCACGGGCCGAGGCCACATGCTGTGGAGGAGCAAAAGTAAGATGGACCTCTTAGATTCTCACGCAGAGAACAAACAGGACACAGAATGTCACAATGAACGAAGCGAGAGCCTGAATCAAACTTCGGCGCCGAGCTACGAGGGCCCGAAAACAAACCCGGAACAGAATCACATTCACAGCCTCGCAGTTCCCCCCGAGGGGGACGGCGGGTCGCAGCCCAAAACAGAGACCCTCTGTCCGCCGAGGCCGAGAGGCGAGCGGGAAGGAGAGGAGTCGGAGAGGGAGGAGACGGAGAGCAGCGACGATAACACCACACAGTACTCCATTCACCCTCCTCACGACTGTCcgtacctgctgctgctgcagggctgCAGCCTCGCACAG GACTTTGTCATCTACCTACTCGCCGGGCCGACCATTGTATTTGGTCGGCAAAGCGATGATGAAGACGGGTCCAAGCCTGACATCCCTCTCTTTGCCACGGACATCCTTCCGAGACACTGCCATTTCCATCGCCGTGGCCTTGGCGGCCCCACCATGCTGTGCCCTAGTCAGAATGCCATGGTTACGAGGAACGGCGAAGTGTTGAGAGAAGAAGTGCAGCTTCACCCCGGTGATGTCATTGGGTTGGGACAGCGCTACTTGTTTCTTTTCAAGGATCCCTTTGCTTTGATGCACAAG GAAGTGAACAATGCTGCTCCTGAGTCCAGCGTGACTGCTATCCCCTGGATGCTGGATCACACCACTTCTAGCCACACTAGAGAAATGATCCTCTGCGACACCTGCATCACGACCTGCGCTGACCTCCAGAGCTCGAGCAGCAAACGGCCCCTAAACAGAGGCCTTCCCTTTTTAAATTGCCACAGCCCGACTCTGGAGTACGAGAGGGAGGATGAGGATCGCATTATCAAGGAGATAGTGGCTATGGGAAGGACCGGCGTCAAGGACAGACCACCGCTGACTGTTGCATTtctgctgtgtctgtgtgttcagtatTCGTCCACGTGTCTTCATACCTCAGACTTGCGCAGGCTGCTGTTGCTTATTGCAAGTGGAGTTCAGAGTGCCATGTGG GAGCACACTAAGGACCTAGCTGCAGTTCAACCTGACGT TCTCAGCGGTGAAGGCTCGCACCCAGAGGACCTCCATGCTCTCGGCCATCATGAGGTGACCTCAGGACTGCGCCCCCTGGTGGTGTGGATGTCCAACagtctggagctgctgcagTTCATCCAGTACCAGCTGCCTCTTATTCTGGAGTGGAGAACCCGAAAAGAGCAGGGACAGGAAGATGAAGAAGGAAGGGAAAATGATGAGAACAAGGAGGTGGAGAACTTGG CCGTGCTGGAGCTACGCCTGTCCTGTGTCAGTTCAGCCAGTGAGGAGACCATGGCTGTCCTGGAGGAGGTCATCATGCTCGCCTTCCAGCAGTGTGTGTACTACATCACCAAG GTCCTCTACCCCGTCCTGCCGGGCCTTCTGGATTGCAACCCGTTCAGGGAGAGTCCTGACCTGCAGGTGACTGGCGAGAGTGTCCGGGTCCTTGGTAGCGTTGGACTGCAGGTCCCGGGTGAGATCCAGCATCTTGTGGACGTTCTGACCGAGACCTGGAGACTGCTCTCTGACTGTCAACTCCACCCGGAGATTTCCTCGCAGCTCATTGGCTACCTCTTCTACTTCGTCAACGCATCGCTCTTCAACTCACTCATGGAGAGAG GCTCTGAGCCAGGTTTCTATCAGTGGTCCAGAGGCATACACATGCGGGCCAATCTGGACTTGCTCCTGGACTGGGCCCACGCAGCTGGACTGGGAGAACTGGCcttggagcacacacacacactctcgtcAGCTATCAATCTACTGGCTACACCGAGAAAGAATTTACTGCAG acatcTTGGGTGTCCTTGCGGTCTGACTACCCTGCCCTGACTCCGGCCCAGCTGAACCACCTTCTGAGTCTTTACAGCCCAGCATCTCCCTACATACACACCTGGACTCCACCTGTCCACGACCAGGCTGCAGCACACGACACTG ATGATATCCTGGAGAGTTTTGACACCCACCATCCTCTGGTGCTGCCGGATAGGGGTTACCAGTTCACACTGAGCAGACAGGTAACAGATTCAGCCCTGAGGGAGCAGCTGGACAAGCTCAGAGAGGTCATGTCCACCCTTTCTGACTCGCGGTCCAATGAGAACACAGCTACTGAGGAGCAAAAG GGTGGTACCATGCCGATGGAGGCTAAACTGTCTGAGATGGATATCCTTCCCAAAGCCAGCATGCAAACGTTGGATGCTTCGCCATTTGAGATGGTCTTATCTTCGGCTACTGTCCATGACCGCCAATCCCCTTCTACCTTACCTCCATCACCCTCATCACCTCCCTCCCCGTCCTCCACCCAATACCCAGATGAGTTCAGCTCCTGCGGTGCCCTCCTATTGTCCCAGAAGCTAAGAAATCTGGAGCTgcagaccagagagaccagtgAGATGAGGAGGTCAGCTCTGGACCCGTCCTGTCTCCTCACCCCACCCAACACCCCCCACATCATAGATCCCGTCGATTTGGTGAAGGCGTACCAGGATAGATGGATGAAGGGTGACGGTGAGACACTTCCCTGGTCCTCCGGTGTGGACGCACACGATGAAG GTGGATTAGTGTTTGAATGTCTGGCTGCACTGAAAGCAGACCGTTTGAAGTCACATTGCTCAAGTATGAACACATTTGAGGaactgaaagaggaagaggaggaggagctttaTGATGGCAATAATGATGAGGTTTTTAGCTTGGAGCTGGAGCGAGGTGAAAGAGGACTTGGACTTGCTCTGGTTGACACAAGG GACACTTCGTCGAGGGTGAAAGGCATCTTCATCCGTGCCGTGGTCCCAGACTCCCCTGCTGCCCGGTGTGAGAAGCTGGTACCAGGAGACAGGCTCCTGGCTATTAATGGTGTCAGTCTGCTTGGATTGGACTACCAGGG TGGAAAAGAGCTGATCCAGTCATCAGGTGACAGACTGAGGTTGCTGGTGGCCAGATCGGATTGGATGGCTAAGGCTATACAGACTGAATGCTGA